aaataatttacaaaaaaaaatattgtaataaataattgagtataataattttgtttattttaaattatttttgggttttaaaaaaataatatttttaagattttttacaaattagtagtaaaaaaaataaaaatacaaaacttaataaatatgatacaaaaataacaaaatcatttatcAGTTGTCAGtacaccaaaaaaaataaaagacaatagatagaaataaatattatacctCTGGATCAATCAATGTTAGGCTTTGGTACTTCACTGGTGAGCGTTGGCCTGTTCGTTTGGGTGACTTGTCTGCCACgatcattttgattttccaattcCTTGTACTTGGAGTGATATCTTTCATCGATGTATAAACCGTCCGCATCTTTAAAACTGttcacatacaaaaatattaaaggtgTAAGTGTAGTAAcccaatactaaattaaaaaaaaaaaaattacaatgagaAATAAAGAACACAATACTAAACATATAGAAAAAGAATTCtataaaatgcataattttgttTAAGTAGTTAAACTCAAATTATACAATTGAATCATTACCTGTAGAACATTAATCTGAACATGCTAATCTTAATAATTCTGTatagacaatattttttgtgcagTTCTTTTCTGATCGATCAGTCGACACTGGCCGTATTAAAACCCTTACTGTAGATGCAGTCTTAGCCCTTGATAAAGCCACATATAATTGACCATGTGAGAAAACAGGTTGAGGTAAATATATCCCAACAAAATCCAATGTTTGCCCTTGTGACTTATTTATAgtcattgcaaaacttaatctgataggGAATTGGGTTCTTTTGAATGGGAAACCACTATTTTCATCAAGATTTGGCAAGAATGGGATCCTTGGAATAAAGACTCTTTTTCCGCTATGGTGCCCAACTGCGATTTCTGCATCAATTACATTTCGATCAAAAGCCCGACAAATTAGACGTGTTCCGTTGCATAGTCCTTCTGAAGGGTTAATGTTTCTAAGCAACATGATGGGACAGTTTATCTTTAGTAACAATTCATGAGGAGGAAGTCCATTTGGGGTTAgagtatttaaaaaatcctcCATAACTGATTGTTCAGATGCATCTATTGCTTCATCAAAGCTATAATATCGCCTAAGCTCACCAGGAAACCTATGAATCAGTAAtgtatttatttcatcaacataACTGTTCTTTGGTGTTAATATGGCCCGATTCATCATAgctgaaatatttattgaatattcatgAATATCTTGGAAAACAACATCTATTAAATGATCCAAAGAAGTACAGTCATCTTCATAGGGAACAAGCATGCCATTAGGAATTTTTACAGTTTCGTCAATTGTGATTGGTGGCATTCCGTTGCCTAATTCTAACACATATTCTGAAAAAACTGGATCCAATCTTGCTCTCATATTTTCAGTTAAACGAAGTTTGATCAATGTAGGCCACAAATAAGATGAAACCAAACTGGCGTCAACATGTTCTTGTCTTGTTCCTTTACGAACCACAGGTAAAACCTGGCGAAAATCTCCACCAAAAACGATAACTTTTCCACCGAATGTTAACTCTGAATCATTAATGTCTCGTAACATTTTATCTAAAGCTTCGATGTGTTGTTTTCTTGACATAGGGGCCTCATCCCATATAATTAACCTTGCTACACGTAGTAGCTTTGCAATGGCACTTTGTTTACTGACACAACACATGCTATGTTCATCAGTATCTAATGGAATCTTAAAGCGCGAGTGTGCTGTTCGACCTCCAGGAAGGATAGATGCAGCAACACCAGATGAAGCAGTTGCAAGTGCCACTAATTTTCTTGATCTTACTGCAGCGAGAAGTGCCTTGTACAGGAATGTCTTCCCTGTCCCACCAGGGCCATCAACAAAGAATGTAGcagttttgtttgaaaaaacattttccaaaactgaaTTATAGACATGTCGCTGTTCACTATTAAGGATTTCTGATGCAGCAGTATCTTCTTCTGGAATTTCAACAGCCAATTCATCATCGATTTCCCTAGATTCGAATTGGTCTTCATCAAAACAAATGTCGTCATcaagaagatgaaatgaattaatgtGTTTCCCCATTGATTCAAGTGTAAAAGAGATTGAGCGCAAAACTTGCATTCTTACAGTCAACATAGAATCTTCAGTTGACCTAAAATCAATTGACATATCTTGCTCAAAACGTTCCCAAAGCTCTCTCGGATTGGTTGGATTACAATAAACCAATATAGTTGCAAATAGCCGCCTCAAACTGGACGGCATTTGATATAGAGATGCTTCATGTAAACAATCTTCTAAACCACTGTCTCTCTGTAGCAAACCATGCATAGTTGCTGCCTCACGAAAAGTTGGAGCCACAACACCATCAACTGTCCTAAGATCTTCAAATGACAAAGGTCCTCTTACATGATTTAGCAATATCCGCAGATAATACCTCTCACCTTCAAATGGATTTGCTGTAATAATTCGACCTataacagttttcttttttcgaCAAGTCCACTCTTTGTATTGTTGGCTCCAAACATAGAATTCTGGAAATTCTTTGTACAACAATGTCCTGGCATTCTCATCCACTCGATTTAATGCAAAGAATTCTGTTAACATCGATTTTGCAGACCGATCAGAGTTGAGAACATTGATTAAGTCTTCATTTGCTCGAAAAGTTACTTGGTGTTGATCCTCAAGATGTAAATGTAAGCTATACACTGCTGGGTACATTTCATTAACAACAAAGccatatattctccacatagctTCAGGCGGAGCAATCCATCGGGCTGATTGgaattgttggatttcatcaatttgttgattattttgttCAGAAACCAAATTGAAAGCAATACGATCATGCCCTTTgtaaatgtacttataaagatatttgaCTGCTGTTATAGTAGAACAAATCTCGACGTTAATGTGACAGTCAAATGTTGCGACGTTAAACATATGCTGAAACTTTTCCAAATATCTGTTGCTTGAATAATCGATCCTttaattcttctaattttgcacgAAAGACCCGAGCAACTAAATCAGGCCGATTTTGACTCTCCTCATGTAGGCgtaattcatttgaaatttcttgCCAATTTGGATTGCATgtcattgttaaaaaaatgtctgGTTTACCATAACGCTGAACTAAAgccattgcttccatatatctTTTTCGCATGTCTCTTGGACCCCCAATAAATGACGAAGGCAGAATAATCTGTTTTCCAACATTAGAAGCGTTAGTTTCCCCTAGTGTAATGGTATCAACAATACCTTGATATAACTCAGATCGAATATGTTGTTGTTTGCTACGGAAATAGTCTAATCTTGACGTCTCGATCTTAACATACATATCAACAACGAATTGTTGCAATAGACGACCAGACAGCAACAAAAttgatctgaaattttctctGATTTGTAACTTGTAGCAATAATACTCACGACACGAAACAATTGGatccttcatttttctgtttaatGCTACAAAAGTTGAAGGGGAATGCAATATTACAAAATTGGACGTGTACAAActgagcattagcattggtctatgcatatacatatgcaaagtcatatttgcataatatgaccataaaatcctccacattggcttatgcatatccaaatatttagctacctatgaacagtgcttatccaaatttggataaccactattcaccccacaaatattattgtaatcattatttatctctcctcccactctctctctcacaatcatttcattttctccctttttcaacaacacaacaaattttcacttgcacattcattttattattataatatattatatatatttttttcattttattatatttttaatataatatataaaaaaaactatattttttattattgaatttatattattaatgtcaaatgtatgtagtggatgctaattgcaaaatatatataaaaaaattgattttagcaaaacaataataataataaaataataataatttattattattttgtgtcaaatatgcataaaccaatgtgagaattttgcttgaatgacaaagtggatatggaaaagaggcgattttgcatatgcatatgtatagaccaatgctaatgctctaagtacAAAATGGAAAGATTAAGATTATACTCTAACCTCGTTGTTCTCTTGTAAGTAATTCTTCTGCTGACATTGATTGGTGAGGATCTATTGATCGGGTTGTTTCATTACATATTACTGTGCTTCCTCTATTGATCCTTTTAATGCCTTGGTGCCAACCAGTATCCCCAAAAGGAAATAATAGCGGATACTGAAGTGGATCATAGCAGCCAAAATAATACTGAACTATATGACTTCCACCAGAATGACCAAAGACACAAATGTCCCGTCCTCCCAACTGATCTGCATCTTCATTTTCAACCCATATTGCTGCAACTTGTGAAGATGTCGGGGCATTGAACACACGCTGATCTAGGCCAGCATCTGATCTTATATAGATTACTTGATTTTCCAAATTTGGCAAATCACCAAGAGATCGGAAAAACACAGAATATGGATTTATGCGAAGAATATCGATGAGTTGAGCTATAATTGATGGGTTCATTCTGTCTGAATCAGAAATACGATTTTCTAATTCGTGCTCAGTATCATAGAAATACAATTGGAGAGAAGAAGGACGACCATTTAAAGGGACTAAATCATCGATATAGTGATAGATCTGTCCCTGAGTTCGGAAGGTATAAATCCCTTTATTTCGTCTGCAAAGATCTCTATTGAATTTAACTCCAAAAGATGTAAACGCGAACTTGTTATTATAAGTCCGAACATAGGTCTTAAAATGCGCCGCTTCATTTGCATCGGAGGTAAAAAGATCATAAAGCTGATCAGGGACATCATTTGTGGCCAAAGAAATTGTCCCATCTGCACAGCAAAATCCGTTTGTTTCATGATAGAATCGTTTTGCTTTACAATGTCTGCAACAAGGCACATACGGCAAGGAATATGCTTCAGATGGCACAACTTGCAATAGTTGTCTACGTCCAACAAAGCGACGATGTCCCCTACCTATTGAGTTTAAAAATGAACAGAAGACAATAGGCGTAAACCCATCGAATTGTTTGAATGATCTGGCTAAGGACACTGCTGGAAGAGTGTCAAGAGTTGACAATGGAATAAGAacgaataatataattatacttgttTCTTACCCCTACGAGATGATGGTATACTTGTTTCAAAACTTGACTCTTCCCGAACAACACATGGAGCCTATTTGAAtaggatgttctcaaatttcaataaaaaagaatataagactgattgaataagaaatatgaaaaaataatttcaagaaaACCTGTTGAATCAAAAACTGATTAGAGACGGTCGTTTCATCTATGTTTGTGTTTCCTGATTTACGTGTCAGGAAATCCATAGAATCACTCGGACAATCAGAACGATTCGCCACATTGTTTAATGATGAAGTTGCCTCTGAATCAACTATACAGACATTAACACCAGGAGGAACACATACTTCATGAGACGAAACCAATTCATCGATATCAACACCAGCGCGGAAAATTCGTTGTCTCTTTGACACTTTTTGTAGAACAGTGAAATCCTGAATGATGTTTATATGTTGGACATCATTATTTGAAGGTTCATCAATTGACATAGTCATTTGATCACCCCCAAATGAAGCTGAATCTTTTAATTGGATGGAATTGCTTCtagatgctttttttttagcatatctttctctctgttttgtacggagttcttcttttttctcttcggGTAAATCTTTATACGAGATTTTCTTCGCCGGTTGTTTTCCATGatcttcaaaaaatagtttcaaagcttaacttttataaaactaatattactatttgaaaacaaaTGCTACATAACTCATTAACACAATCTTACCGCTTCTCATTATGTTAACGAAGCAAACAATTCTTCTAAACGTTGGATAATACTGTTCCACACAACCCAaactaaatgaataattaataactaCTTAATGCGAAATAAACGTCTCCACATTAGtgacatataataatatatatatatatatatataaagggactTACAGGTCTTGAAATGAACAGTGGagagtcttttatatatttagatctctTGATAAGGAGGATAATTCCTGTTTAGACACAAAAGACATTGTAAGTTTTGATTGCATTGtatacacacaaacacacacacacacacacacacacacacataacaTCGTTGGTCTTTGAAGGTTTTTTCCCACCTTGTTGTATT
This window of the Juglans regia cultivar Chandler chromosome 12, Walnut 2.0, whole genome shotgun sequence genome carries:
- the LOC118344033 gene encoding uncharacterized protein LOC118344033, which produces MKDPIVSCREYYCYKLQIRENFRSILLLSGRLLQQFVVDMYVKIETSRLDYFRSKQQHIRSELYQGIVDTITLGETNASNVGKQIILPSSFIGGPRDMRKRYMEAMALVQRYGKPDIFLTMTCNPNWQEISNELRLHEESQNRPDLVARVFRAKLEELKDRLFKQQIFGKVSAYV